The Theileria orientalis strain Shintoku DNA, chromosome 3, complete genome genome window below encodes:
- a CDS encoding uncharacterized protein (GINS complex, Psf3 component family protein), whose product MSEIYNIIQEIVVNNSDFTKYVDFVKVPCRPLVNLPGLTFLSPKALDELKHANRADELLPEDEVDLYLFYAKHLHKTGLVKIEFPEFYKSARALLAESTATAIGTLCPFYFELGYELCSIIPETEWPVENLLTLLKEAECKRRSFLMKRSNTVDDTFLIGLTHEEKKLLNVLTNSNTNVLTTNSEFQNASEFYGFDD is encoded by the exons ATGAgtgaaatatataatataattcaaGAAATAGTTGTTAATAACTCTGATTTTACTAAATATGTTGATTTTGTG AAGGTTCCATGTCGACCCCTAGTTAACTTACCAGGGCTGACCTTTCTATCTCCAAAAGCTCTGGACGAGCTTAAACACGCTAATAGAGCAGATGAA TTGCTCCCCGAGGATGAGGTAGATTTGTACCTGTTCTACGCCAAGCACCTACACAAGACCGGGTTGGTCAAGATTGAGTTCCCTgagttttataaatcagCCAGAGCACTTTTGGCTGAATCCACAGCGACTGCCATCGGCACACTCTGCCCCTTCTACTTCGAATTGGGGTATGAGCTATGCTCAAT AATCCCCGAGACCGAATGGCCAGTTGAAAATCTACTAACACTCTTGAAGGAAGCTGAGTGTAAGCGGCGTTCGTTTTTGATGAAGCGCTCAAACACGGTTGAtgacacatttttaataggACTCACTCACGAGGAGAAAAAGC TCCTAAACGTCCTTACGAATTCAAACACGAATGTACTCACGACGAATTCAGAGTTTCAGAATGCTTCTGAGTTTTATGGATTCGATGATTAA
- a CDS encoding uncharacterized protein (protein of unknown function DUF701, zinc-binding putative family protein) has translation MGRRKTKKIKQSKSSLVLKNRNKIDKEFHCNKCQHDKSVSIKIDMRSAVGFLKCRICGVDFSTRITSLDEPIDVYTAWIDDLREREKHGPVFEQPKPIKQDNKASPKETYERPAVDDTANMLSSDEDENVYDPIMEKFEVYLGENRNPNMALDELNKTEPDDSKAGQVNSHNTDEDFTKFEYKSYDDLLNITKNNFRNRVVGTGDLSSSFEHSENPDTYVHNLFQDED, from the exons atGGGCAGAAGGAAGacaaaaaaaattaaacagtCCAAGTCATCTCTGGTACTTAAGAACAGGAACAAGATCGATAAGGAGTTCCATTGTAACAAGTGCCAACATGATAAATCAGtatcaattaaaat agACATGAGGTCGGCAGTGGGATTTCTGAAGTGTAGAATATGCGGAGTCGACTTTTCAACAAGGATAACATCACTGGATGAGCCGATAGATGTGTACACGGCATGGATTGACGATCTTCGTGAAAGGGAAAAACACGGACCAGTATTCGAGCAGCCAAAACCAATAAAGCAGGACAACAAAGCATCGCCTAAGGAGACTTATGAAAGACCTGCAGTCGATGACACAGCAAACATGTTATCAAGTGACGAGGACGAGAACGTATACGATCCCATAATGGAGAAGTTCGAGGTGTACTTGGGCGAAAATAGAAACCCTAATATGGCATTAGATGAATTGAACAAAACTGAGCCTGATGATTCCAAAGCCGGACAAGTAAATAGTCATAACACCGACGAAGATTTTACgaaatttgaatataaatctTATGATGACCTTCTAAACATcacaaaaaacaattttaggAACAGGGTGGTCGGAACTGGAGATTTGAGCAGCTCTTTTGAACATTCTGAAAATCCTGATACTTATGTGCACAATCTTTTTCAAGATGAGGATTGA
- a CDS encoding major facilitator superfamily MFS-1 protein — protein MREKNNAVERKSSSLIPIKPWQKLVAYLFMIFATGCTYWGWNGIQELLYKAGSFEEMCNNQADSTFMEIAGKKYIDCGERKSGINNLYTIAYSSHFITSIFTGYLVDYVGPKYCYLGGQVVNFIIWIIIGFFPKSYWALRICFFVIGLSAESLYMPLLSVSYKFENKRSFVISFMGSARSLSFLVPTLMSLVYQMEAFKPESLYMVCLGYASIAHIGCFIIGLLIVDKRFDNSEEAKKASEEPNGETVNFEALNSEAKPQRKLLSKLKGLKSKIKKGLRHPQLFEYIGVVVCCALFLTSIGFVNQSHREMLVTSDKRSAVHVYRYINVLSFVPAPVFGKLIDLFGAGLVLLILHSCCFMYYFCVSFDAFPMKVIACVFFFFAVSLCISSTYCYINQRFPRKSFGILVGFTFLIAGLTNLTNIALYDLGSKKWENLYPLNFRRIAYILMGYMILCIISSSSLYMFSRKKVVLPKDEKSIEEM, from the exons ATGAGAGAAAAAAACAACGCAGTAGAACGCAAAAGTTCAAGTTTAATACCAATAAAACCATGGCAAAAACTAGTCGCGTATCTGTTCATGATCTTTGCGACAG GATGTACGTACTGGGGGTGGAACGGGATTCAAGAATTGCTTTACAAGGCTGGATCCTTTGAGGAGATGTGCAATAACCAGGCGGACAGCACCTTCATGGAAATAGCAGGAAAGAAGTACATAG ACTGCGGAGAAAGGAAGAGCGGCATCAACAACCTGTACACGATCGCCTACTCGTCCCACTTCATCACGTCGATCTTCACAGGGTACCTGGTAGACTACGTGGGCCCCAAGTATTGCTACCTGGGAGGGCAGGTCGTCAACTTCATCATTTGGATCATCATCGGATTTTTCCCGAAGTCGTACTGGGCACTGAGAATCTGTTTCTTCGTCATTGGCCTGAGCGCGGAGTCGCTGTACATGCCACTTCTTTCAG TCTCGTACAAGTTCGAAAACAAGAGATCCTTCGTTATTTCGTTCATGGGATCGGCAAGGTCACTCTCGTTCCTGGTTCCTACGCTCATGTCCCTGGTGTACCAGATGGAGGCGTTTAAACCAGAGTCGCTTTACATGGTGTGCCTCGGATACGCAAGCATAGCGCACATAGGCTGTTTCATCATAGGGCTGCTGATCGTGGACAAGAGGTTCGACAACAGCGAGGAGGCGAAAAAGGCCTCTGAAGAACCGAATGGAGAAACTGTGAACTTCGAGGCGCTGAACAGCGAAGCGAAGCCCCAGAGAAAACTTCTGAGCAAACTGAAGGGCCTGAAGTCGAAGATAAAGAAGGGCCTGAGGCACCCGCAGCTCTTCGAGTACATCGGAGTCGTCGTGTGCTGCGCACTCTTCCTCACGTCCATCGGCTTCGTAAACCAGTCACACAGGGAGATGCTCGTCACGTCAGATAAGAGAAGCGCAGTCCACGTATACAGGTACATCAACGTGCTCTCGTTCGTGCCGGCGCCGGTGTTCGGAAAGCTGATTGACCTGTTCGGAGCAGGCCTGGTACTGCTGATACTGCACAGCTGC TGCTTTATGTACTACTTTTGTGTGTCGTTCGACGCATTCCCAATGAAGGTCATCGCCTGTgtattcttcttcttcgcaGTGTCACTGTGTATCTCGAGCACGTACTGTTACATCAACCAGAGGTTTCCGAGGAAGTCGTTCGGAATACTGGTAGGATTCACGTTCCTGATTGCAGGCCTCACGAACCTAACAAACATAGCGCTGTACGACCTGGGATCGAAGAAGTGGGAAAACCTATATCCACTCAACTTCAGGAGGATAGCATACATACTAATG GGCTACATGATACTGTGTATAatcagcagctcctcccTCTATATGTTCAGCAGAAAAAAGGTAGTTTTGCCGAAGGATGAAAAAAGCATAGAGGAAATGTAA
- a CDS encoding major facilitator superfamily MFS-1 protein: MSFISKSPPNITTENLEPRKRGRIEDSLNPWVRLALYCVMIIVGGEFAQLVTRISGTIYWGWNGVQSILYKAGAFADLCTNQPNISYVTIGNNDYIDCGMRKSGINNLFTLAYSAHLSFTIFNGFMLDHLGPKYAYMICQFCNFIAWLFIGIFPRNPGVLKFFFFLMGATAEGLVMPLITVSYFFKKHRSLIICITGSAISVSYIVPIILSAIFSLDFFRPNGVAAPTVGYAFLGNLFCFVLGYIFVHKKLPTEEKEDGNIELSTVVEKQKAEHTFLSNLAYLKSNFRGLLRSSKLYEYLLVLLCSSIYLQSLEFINKSHREILETSVGRTSANVFKYIQFLTFIPVPLFGLLIDKVGPAIVNSILYLLAVLFFVFVISDEFYMKLIAVFFYFLTFSSCISGLYSQVSKRFPSHCFGTLSGIVMLSSGILSLVNIPLYDMATKQTGLPLSQRFMVPLSILIVRQLD; encoded by the exons ATGAGTTTCATTAGTAAGTCGCCACCAAACATTACTACTGAGAACCTCGAGCCGCgaaaaagaggaagaatTGAAGATTCTCTGAACCCATGGGTCAGACTTGCGTTATACTGCGTTATGATTATAGTCGGAGGTGAGTTTGCGCAGCTTGTTACGCGAATCTCAGGAACCATCTACTGGGGATGGAACGGAGTACAGTCGATATTGTACAAGGCGGGCGCGTTCGCAGACCTTTGTACCAACCAGCCAAACATCTCATACGTGACAATCGGCAACAATGACTACATAG ACTGCGGAATGAGGAAGAGCGGAATCAACAACCTGTTCACGCTCGCGTATTCGGCACACCTGTCATTCACGATCTTCAACGGGTTCATGCTCGACCACCTAGGGCCGAAATACGCATACATGATATGCCAATTCTGCAATTTCATAGCGTGGCTGTTCATTGGAATATTCCCGAGGAACCCGGGGGTCCTCAagtttttcttctttctcaTGGGCGCCACTGCCGAAGGGCTCGTGATGCCACTAATCACAG TTTCATATTTCTTTAAAAAACATCGCTCACTGATCATTTGTATCACCGGCTCCGCCATATCGGTTTCATACATTGTCCCGATTATACTGTCGGCAATATTCTCTCTGGACTTCTTCAGGCCCAACGGAGTTGCTGCTCCGACAGTCGGGTACGCGTTTCTCGGAAACCTCTTCTGTTTCGTCCTCGGGTACATTTTTGTGCACAAGAAGCTGCCGACTGAAGAGAAGGAGGACGGCAACATTGAGTTGTCAACGGTGGTTGAGAAGCAGAAGGCCGAGCACACTTTCTTGAGCAACCTCGCATACCTGAAGAGCAACTTCAGGGGGTTGCTCAGGTCCTCGAAGTTATACGAGTACCTCCTCGTTCTCTTGTGCTCCTCGATATACCTCCAGTCCCTAGAATTCATCAACAAGTCACACAGGGAAATACTGGAGACCAGCGTCGGAAGGACCTCGGCCAACGTGTTCAAGTACATTCAGTTTTTGACGTTCATCCCGGTGCCGCTCTTCGGACTACTCATTGACAAGGTTGGACCGGCAATCGTCAACTCGATTTTGTATCTACTG GCTGTTTTGTTTTTCGTTTTTGTCATCTCCGACGAGTTCTACATGAAGTTGATAGCTGTATTTTTCTACTTCCTGACCTTCTCGTCGTGCATATCAGGTCTTTACTCTCAGGTTTCCAAGAGGTTCCCCTCTCACTGCTTCGGAACCCTCTCTGGAATCGTTATGCTCTCTTCGGGCATCCTCAGCCTGGTGAACATTCCACTTTACGACATGGCCACAAAGCAGACTGGGTTGCCTCTTTCGCAGAGGTTCATGGTCCCGCTTTCCATTCTGATCGTACGTCAACTAGACTAA
- a CDS encoding uncharacterized protein (Mg2+ transporter protein, CorA-like family protein) — MIVNMDHMHDYNNADINVLINKNYELISKISRVQGKHMVIEISGGQFKMNEFSCTDLLNRVRAGYETKNHNFSGAITYRDCKMMLTDIEYVYSIDTRFECILVRLFPISCLILRNAILVVVNENMKMDGFIKDICRITELYAKMGLDDRPSPRYDTPTHPKRYPSTLSGLDDGTITYNLRLPFEICVLECCFITSISHLESDHANDATDLISFENKYKILEDKVYNNKKFKDISIILHELKHPVSNLLEISTGFEELINEILDSEENIKILEFSNHLIHYSGDQSRSTLSYRQVNHDLQFLLEYIDQEVEQLSKRTKTLDNSLIHLERYINLELSITRNEMMRLEMMCGIVGVAFGLGACLSGLYGMNVVNGLENNRYAFYVITTVFLIVLSIAIYITRVIKIKHRV; from the exons ATGATTGTAAATATGGACCATATGCACGACTACAACAACGCAGACATTAATGTGCTGATAAATAAGAACTACGAGCTCATTTCGAAGATTTCAAGAGTCCAGGGGAAGCACATGGTCATAGAGATCAGCGGAGGCCAGTTTAAGATGAACGAGTTCAGCTGTACGGACCTCCTCAACAGGGTCCGCGCGGGCTACGAGACGAAGAACCACAACTTCTCAGGTGCGATAACCTACCGCGACTGCAAGATGATGTTGACCGACATAGAATACGTGTATAGCATAGATACGAGGTTTGAGTGTATTTTGGTGCGCCTCTTCCCAATTTCGTGCCTGATTCTGAGGAACGCAATCCTGGTGGTCGTGAACGAGAACATGAAGATGGACGGCTTCATCAAGGACATCTGCAGGATAACGGAGCTCTACGCGAAGATGGGCTTGGATGACAGGCCGAGCCCCCGCTACGACACTCCCACTCACCCGAAAAGGTACCCCTCCACCCTCTCGGGACTCGACGACGGCACCATCACCTACAACCTGAGGCTCCCATTTGAAATCTGTGTTTTGGAGTGCTGCTTTATAACGTCAATATCGCATTTAGAATCAG ACCACGCTAACGACGCTACAGATTTAATTTCCTTCGagaacaaatataaaatactggAGGACAAGGTCTACAACAATAAGAAGTTTAAGGACATATCCATCATCCTGCACGAGTTGAAGCACCCCGTTTCAAACCTTCTCGAAATATCGACTGGCTTCGAGGAGCTGATCAACGAAATACTGGACTCTGAGGAAAACATTAAGATTCTTGAGTTCTCAAACCACCTAATACACTACTCGGGCGACCAGTCGAGGAGTACCCTG TCTTACCGCCAGGTCAACCACGACCTCCAATTCCTACTAGAGTACATTGATCAGGAAGTTGAGCAG TTGTCCAAACGAACAAAGACTCTCGATAACTCACTCATTCACCTTGAACGGTACATTAACCTGGAGCTCTCAATCACCAGGAATGAAATGATGAGGCTTGAGATGATGTGTGGCATTGTAGGAGTTGCTTTCGGCCTAGGAGCCTGCCTATCAG GCCTTTACGGAATGAACGTAGTCAACGGGCTGGAAAATAATCGATACGCCTTCTATGTTATTACGACTGTTTTTTTAATCGTGTTATCGATAGCGATATACATAACGagagtaataaaaattaagcaCAGAGTCTAA
- a CDS encoding DNA ligase 1 precursor, with translation MPTDGLNDENNMFSDSSDVEIVEETKVKRPYSEVQQEFKAEEKKVFPKSSVRRVGDDEPSVGSLFNIHVAKKDSNDDITSPRFDPALFDIKPYFPPTMCGKANDSILFSFLSGVLQKSDDIFCTGKGSRKSVLTLLSNFFRVLIYHNPSDVIPSIYILLNRIYPDYENIEIGVGDHLILKSMSEAYSKSEQNIKSIMATLVLKKHEDLGIVAGLSSCTSQLLVKLPDNTISGILKQFRTISSITGKNSSNHKKDIIKKLLITAKKEEAKYIIRFLQQKLRIGIGINTIFQCVADAFYLTKVGSEGSEPVGDVRTNKSVELNDTLEEMEFAVRTAITLVPNIDKVVGHLLKGDDSTQLLEHCKITPGIPVRPMLAKPVNTTDEIVQSVGGENVLFTCEYKYDGERVQLHLLRDRTIKLFSRNMENLCPKYPDVVANFAKCITDDLKECIIDCEVVPMDNENKILSFQCLSTRKRKDVDVNNISVKVCLFPFDILYLNGESLVTLPLSKRRDLLHSSMKPQTGLLSFAKYKNVDSLDDIDDFLKMAVQESCEGLMIKTLDDKATYEPQARSNKWLKFKKDYISGMSDSVDLVPMGAFYGKGKRTNVYGSFLLAVYDPIQEIYQGVCKTGTGFNDQTLKELHDSLQNNVVNSKPSNYEVSDKMVPDVWFSPEKVWECKCADLSISPVYTAANRLTTNEKGIGLRFPRFLRVREDKKPEDATTSDEIFDMYLKQFNK, from the exons ATGCCAACCGATGGGCTgaatgatgaaaataacatGTTTTCGGATTCCAGCG ATGTTGAAATAGTGGAAGAAACTAAAGTTAAAAGGCCATATTCGGAGGTCCAACAAGAGTTTAAAGCGGAGGAAAAGAAGGTGTTTCCCAAGTCGAGTGTAAGGAGAGTCGGAGATGATGAGCCATCAGTGGGATCACTGTTTAACATTCACGTCGCAAAGAAAGATAGCAACGACGACATCACGTCGCCAAGGTTTGACCCAGCGCTGTTTGACATTAAACCTTACTTTCCGCCCACAATGTGCGGAAAGGCGAACGACTCAATACT GTTCTCGTTTCTCAGTGGCGTCTTGCAAAAGTCGGACGATATATTCTGTACCGGAAAGGGGAGTAGAAAATCGGTGTTGACGCTGTTGTCGAACTTTTTCAGAGTACTGATATACCACAATCCGTCGGACGTTATCCCgtcaatttatatactgTTGAACAG AATATACCCTGattatgaaaatattgaaatCGGAGTTGGAGATCATTTGATATTGAAGTCGATGTCGGAGGCGTACAGTAAATCGGAACAGAACATAAAATCAA TAATGGCAACTTTAGTGTTGAAAAAGCACGAGGATCTGGGAATAGTGGCCGGTTTGAGCAGTTGCACATCGCAGCTTCTGGTTAAGCTGCCAGATAATACAATTTCGGGCATTTTAAAGCAGTTTAGAACAATTTCATCGATCACCGGGAAGAATTCGAGTAATCACAAGAAGGACATA ATTAAAAAGCTGCTGATAACAgcaaagaaggaagaagcgAAGTATATCATAAGGTTCCTCCAGCAGAAGCTTAGAATAGGGATtggaataaatacaatattcCAG TGTGTCGCAGACGCGTTCTACTTGACAAAGGTAGGATCTGAAGGGTCGGAGCCTGTGGGAGACGTGAGGACAAATAAGTCGGTGGAGCTGAACGACACCCTGGAGGAAATGGAATTCGCAGTTAGAACGGCAATAACACTGGTGCCTAACATAGATAAGGTCGTGGGTCACCTGTTGAAGGGCGACGACAGCACGCAGTTACTGGAGCACTGTAAAATAACACCCGGGATCCCAGTAAGGCCAATGTTGGCGAAGCCAGTGAACACGACAGACGAGATTGTGCAGTCAGTCGGAGGAGAGAATGTGCTATTCACATGCGAATATAAGTACGACGGAGAGAGAGTGCAGTTGCACCTACTGAGAGACAGAACGATAAA GCTCTTCAGCAGGAATATGGAGAACTTGTGCCCAAAGTACCCTGACGTAGTCGCTAATTTTGCTAAGTGTATAACGGATGATTTAAAGGAGTGTATAATAGATTGTGAAGTGGTACCGATGGACAACGAGAATAAAATACTCTCCTTCCAGTGCCTATCAACAAGAAAGAGAAAGGACGTCGACGTAAAT AACATATCGGTGAAGGTGTGTCTATTCCCGTTTGATATTTTGTACTTGAACGGAGAGTCGCTGGTTACATTGCCACTCTCGAAGAGAAGGGACCTTCTTCACAGCTCGATGAAGCCTCAAACAGGGCTGCTGAGTTTCGCAAAGTACAAAAACGTCGATTCGCTGGACGATATAGACGACTTCCTGAAGATGGCAGTGCAAG AGTCGTGCGAGGGCCTGATGATTAAGACGCTGGATGACAAGGCGACATATGAGCCCCAAGCGAGGTCGAACAAGTGGCTTAAGTTCAAAAAGGACTATATCAGTGGGATGTCAGACTCGGTGGATCTGGTGCCAATGGGAGCCTTTTACGGAAAG GGCAAAAGAACCAATGTGTATGGCTCATTCCTGCTCGCAGTCTATGATCCGATACAGGAGATATACCAGGGGGTGTGTAAGACGGGAACGGGGTTTAACGATCAAACCTTGAAGGAGTTGCACGACTCGCTGCAAAATAACGTAGTAAATTCAAAGCCGTCGAATTACGAGGTCTCCGACAAAATG GTGCCTGACGTGTGGTTTTCTCCTGAGAAGGTGTGGGAGTGTAAATGTGCAGATTTGTCAATATCGCCAGTATATACAGCCGCAAACAGATTGACCACAAATGAAAAG GGAATTGGATTAAGATTTCCAAGGTTCTTGAGAGTCAGGGAGGACAAGAAGCCCGAAGACGCCACAACCAGCGATGAGATATTTGACATGTACTTGAAGCAGTTTAACAAGTAA